ACGCGTGCCGCCGACCCAGAAGGCGAAGTCGCAGTGCATGCGATGATGGCCGCGCGCCACCTTGTCGGCCAGGGCCGCCTCGCTTGTCGTCAGCGGATCGGTGTTGGGCATCTCGAAGACGGTCGTGACGCCGCCCAGCACGGCCGCCCGCGATCCCGTTTGCAGATCTTCCTTGTGGGTGGGGCCCGGCTCGCGGAAGTGGACCTGGCTGTCGATGACGCCGGGCAGGATATGCAGCCCGGTGCAGTCGACGACCTCGCCGGCGGCCTCCGCCGCGATGCTTCCGATATGGGCGATGCGTCCGTCGCGGATACCGATATCGCGCGGGCCCTCGCCATCCTGATTGACGACCGTGCCGCCCTTCAACACCGTTTCGAACCGCTCGGCCATCATCGTGCCCTCACTCCTGCGTCCAACCACGATCTGGGCGATACAGGGCCCGGAGCGGTTGCGCAACCGCTCCGGGCCGGCCATATCTGGCCGACGAACCAGCCCCTGGATGCCGCCATGCCCTCTGCCCGCCAGCCCGACCGAGCGACCCTTCATGTAACCGGTCCCGATGCCCGGCACTTCCTGCAGAACCTGATCACGACCGAGTTGGACGGCATGCCCGACACCGAGGCGCGTCCGGGCGCGCTGCTGACCCCGCAGGGCAAGATCCTGTTCGACTTCCTGGTATCCAGTCTGTCCGACGGCATCCGGCTGGACCTGGCCGCCTCGGCGCGCGATGCGCTTGCCAAGCGGCTGCACTTGTATCGCCTGCGCGCCAAGGTCGAGATTGCCCCCTCCGACGAGGCAATTGCCGCCGCCTGGGATCTGGATGTCCCCGGCCTGCGCGACATGCGCTTTCCGGACAGGACCGTTCTGCGGCTCTACGGGCCGGAAGCCGAAGGGGCGGACGACGAGGTGGTCGCCTACCGCGCCATTCGCATCGCCGACGGGGTCGCGGAAGCGGAGGTCGATTTTCCGTCCGGCGATGTGTTCCCCCATGACGTTCTGATGGACCAGAACGGTGGCGTCTCGTTTCGAAAGGGATGCTTCGTCGGGCAGGAGGTCGTCTCGCGGATTCAGCATCGCGGCACGGCGCGACGGCGCGTCATGGTGTTGCGGGCCGAGTCGCACATCACCCCCGGCGCCAATGTGGAAGCCGGCGGCAAGACGATCGGCACGGTGCTCTCGTCCGCCGATACGGTGGCCATGGCCATGATCCGCATCGACCGTCTGGCCGATGCCCTGCGCGCCGACCTGCAGCCGAGCGTGGACGGGGTTGCGGTGAGCGCGGAGGTTCCCGCCTGGGCCGGCTACGCACTGCCGGAAGCGGGCGGGGGCGAGGACGCGTGAGCCGCCGCGCACCCCGCGTCTGGCAGCGCATGCTGTCGGGCCGGCGTCTGGATCTGATGGACCCCTCGCCCCTCGATATCGAGTTGGCCGACATCGCGCATGGTCTGGCGCGGGTCGCCCGCTGGAACGGGCAGACCACCGGCGAACATGCCTTCTCCGTGGCCCAGCATTCCCTTGTGGTGGAGCAACTGGTTGCAGCCACCAGCAAGGATGCGCGATGGCAATTGGCCGCGCTGCTGCATGACGCCCCCGAATACGTCATCGGCGATATGATCTCGCCGTTCAAAAGCGTCCTCGGGGCCGGGTACAAGGCGATCGAAAGCCGTTTGCAACGGGCGATCCACCTGCGGTTCGGCCTGCCGGCAGACCTGCCGGCCGCGACGGCAAGGCTGGTGAAGCGGGCGGACAAGCTGTCGGCCTATTTCGAGGCGACACTTCTGGCGGGTTTCACCGTGCAGGAAGCGGAAACGCTGTTCTGCCGGCCCGACGGTGCCACTGTGGATCCGTATCTGTTGCGACCGCTTCCGGCGGGCGAGGTGGAAGCCCTGTATATCGAACGCTTTTCAACCCTCGACACCTTGGCGAAGGGCGCTGCTGTTCCAGTTTCCGGCTGACACCGGAACACCGCCGAAAGTAAAGGCCGATGTCCTATCTCGTCGTATCCTCTCTCCGGGACCTGCCCGCCACAGTCGCGGAACATGGCGCGCTCGATCTCGTCACGCTGATCAACGCGGACACCGATGTAACGCGCCCCGCCGAAATCGCTCCCGAGCGCCATCTGTTTCTGGGGATGAACGATATCGCGGCGCCACTGGACGGCATGATCCTGCCGGGAGACGACCATCTCGACGCCCTGCTGGAGTTCGGTCATCGGTGGGACAGGCACAAGCCGCTGGCCGTCCATTGCTGGGCGGGAATCTCTCGATCCACCGCCGCCGCCTACATCCTTGCGATTGCCATCAACGAGGAGCTCGACGAGGAAGCCCTGGCCCTGGAACTGCGGCGTCGGGCACCCTCCGCGACACCGAACGCGCTGCTGATCGCGCTGGCCGACCGCAAGCTCGGCCGTCAGGGCCGCATGGTAGAGGCCATCCGCAGGATCGGTCGCGGCGCGGACGCCTTTTCCGGTACGCCCTTCATTCTGCCACTGCAGCTCGAAGCGCACGCTCCAGCGCTGCAATGAATGCCCCCCGCGATTGCGGCTCGCCTTGGCCGCGGGGCATCCAGATATTGCGCGCCAGGAAATGGCCGGTCAGCGCAAACCCGTCGACCAGGTCGCTCCAGCCCGGCGCTTCGCCGGTGAAAAGGCAACGCGGCAGCGGCAGCAGCCGGTCTGCCCACGGCGCGCCCGCGGCTTGCGTCACCGCCCGGCCGGTGCGCGGCGATACATAGGCAAGGCCCTCGACGGCCCCGGTCAACGCACAGGCCGAGAGATCGAGCCCAAGCCCGAGTTCGTCCAGCAAGGCCAGTTCGAACCCCAGCATCATGCCACCGGCAAGACGGCAATCCTGGAGGTTCGGAAGCATTGTCAGACATGCCTCGTACAGGCGCTCGTGCGGATCGCGCTCCGCAAGCAGGCGGATGTGAGCGGCAAGCAGTTGCACGCCCTGCAGCGCCAGCGCGCTTTCCATGAAGGCGGCGGCGCGCATCTCGATTGGCTCGACGGTCAGCGTGCCCAGATGCTCGTCCAGCCGGGCACGCCAGTTGGCCTCCACCCGGTTGCCCGGTTGCAGCACCGGTTGCTGGCGCCGGGACCGGCCGCCGCGGACCAGGCCTAGATGCCGGCCCCGCGTACGCGTCATCACTTCGGCGACCACGCTGGTTTCGCCGTGGCGGCGCACCCCCAGTATGATCGCCTCTTCGCGCCATTCCATGAGCGTTCGGTCCGATGGACGGATGGATGGCTCAGGACGAGAAGTCCAGCCCCATCTCACGGTAGCGCTCCGGATCGTCGCTCCAGTGCTCGCGCACCTTGACGAACAGGAACAGGTGGATTTTCTGGTCGGCCGCCTCGGCGATCTCGGTACGGGCCGCCTGCCCGATCGCCTTGATCGTCTCGCCCTTGCGGCCCAGCACGATGGCCTTCTGACTATCGCGCTCGACGTAGATGGTCTGCTCGATCCGCACCGAGCCATCCGGCCGCTGCTCCCACAATTCCGTCTCCACCGTCGAGGCGTAGGGGATTTCCTGATGCAGGCGCAGGAACAGCTTCTCGCGCGTGATCTCGGCGGCAAGCTGGCGCAACGGCAGGTCGGAGATCTGGTCTTCCGGATAGTACCAGGGCCCTTCCGGCAGCCGGTCCGCAAGCCAGTTCATCAGGTCGTCGCAGCCCGAGCCGGTCAACGCCGAGATCATGAAGACGCGCTCGAACGCGACGCGGGAGCTGAGATCCTGCGTCAGCGCCAGCAGGTTCTCGCGCTTGATGCGATCCACCTTGTTGAGCAGAAGCACGACCGGGCGCCGGCTGTCCTTGAGGCGCTCGACGATCGTCTCGACGTCGGGCGAAACGCCACGCTCCGCATCGACGATGGCAAGCACCAGATCGGCATCCTTGGCGCCGCCCCATGCCGTGCGCACCATGGCCCTGTCCAGCCGCCGACGCGGCTGGAACACGCCCGGCGTATCCACGAAGACGATCTGGGTGCGGTTGCGGATGGCGATGCCGCGCACGAGAGCGCGCGTCGTCTGGACCTTGTGGGTGACGATCGACACCTTGGTGCCGACGAGCTGGTTCACGAGGGTCGACTTGCCGGCGTTCGGGGCGCCGATCAGCGCCACGAAGCCCGAGCGCGTGGGCGCCGTTTCGATTGTGGCGTCGCCGCCCGAGGTCTGTTCCTCAGTCAATTCAGGAGTTCTCTTTCGATCGATCTGTGTTCGGGAAGGATATCCCGCTTCGTCATGTCGGCATAGGGGCTGCCGTCAGCCCTTCGGCCAGATGCCTTCGCGGCGCAGGATCGTTTCGGCAGCCGCCGTTTCGGCCTGCCGCTTCGACCGCCCCTTGCCGGTCGCCGGGGCAATACCGTCGATGCTGGCCGATACCGTGAAAAGCGGTTCGTGGTCCGGCCCGCTCCGGTCGATCAGCGCGTAGACCGGCGGTCGGCCGACCTTCTGGTGCGCCCATTCCTGCAATTCGGTCTTTG
This genomic window from Aureimonas sp. OT7 contains:
- the recO gene encoding DNA repair protein RecO, with the translated sequence MEWREEAIILGVRRHGETSVVAEVMTRTRGRHLGLVRGGRSRRQQPVLQPGNRVEANWRARLDEHLGTLTVEPIEMRAAAFMESALALQGVQLLAAHIRLLAERDPHERLYEACLTMLPNLQDCRLAGGMMLGFELALLDELGLGLDLSACALTGAVEGLAYVSPRTGRAVTQAAGAPWADRLLPLPRCLFTGEAPGWSDLVDGFALTGHFLARNIWMPRGQGEPQSRGAFIAALERALRAAVAE
- a CDS encoding folate-binding protein YgfZ, yielding MPSARQPDRATLHVTGPDARHFLQNLITTELDGMPDTEARPGALLTPQGKILFDFLVSSLSDGIRLDLAASARDALAKRLHLYRLRAKVEIAPSDEAIAAAWDLDVPGLRDMRFPDRTVLRLYGPEAEGADDEVVAYRAIRIADGVAEAEVDFPSGDVFPHDVLMDQNGGVSFRKGCFVGQEVVSRIQHRGTARRRVMVLRAESHITPGANVEAGGKTIGTVLSSADTVAMAMIRIDRLADALRADLQPSVDGVAVSAEVPAWAGYALPEAGGGEDA
- a CDS encoding HD family hydrolase, producing MLSGRRLDLMDPSPLDIELADIAHGLARVARWNGQTTGEHAFSVAQHSLVVEQLVAATSKDARWQLAALLHDAPEYVIGDMISPFKSVLGAGYKAIESRLQRAIHLRFGLPADLPAATARLVKRADKLSAYFEATLLAGFTVQEAETLFCRPDGATVDPYLLRPLPAGEVEALYIERFSTLDTLAKGAAVPVSG
- a CDS encoding tyrosine protein phosphatase, yielding MSYLVVSSLRDLPATVAEHGALDLVTLINADTDVTRPAEIAPERHLFLGMNDIAAPLDGMILPGDDHLDALLEFGHRWDRHKPLAVHCWAGISRSTAAAYILAIAINEELDEEALALELRRRAPSATPNALLIALADRKLGRQGRMVEAIRRIGRGADAFSGTPFILPLQLEAHAPALQ
- the era gene encoding GTPase Era, with product MTEEQTSGGDATIETAPTRSGFVALIGAPNAGKSTLVNQLVGTKVSIVTHKVQTTRALVRGIAIRNRTQIVFVDTPGVFQPRRRLDRAMVRTAWGGAKDADLVLAIVDAERGVSPDVETIVERLKDSRRPVVLLLNKVDRIKRENLLALTQDLSSRVAFERVFMISALTGSGCDDLMNWLADRLPEGPWYYPEDQISDLPLRQLAAEITREKLFLRLHQEIPYASTVETELWEQRPDGSVRIEQTIYVERDSQKAIVLGRKGETIKAIGQAARTEIAEAADQKIHLFLFVKVREHWSDDPERYREMGLDFSS